One Candidatus Nitrososphaera evergladensis SR1 genomic window carries:
- a CDS encoding acetyl-CoA carboxylase biotin carboxyl carrier protein subunit: MEFKVGDLAQMLSGEVLRTTGNNSVLVKIGDKEHTIRLLKSGTNEFEFILDNTFHHAKILQSGSAEVKLMLDGQPITVKKHSKLTEVLEKASALGGAGGGDRNLASQIPGRVVNIAAKPGTEVKKGDVIVVLESMKMQVAVKAHKDGNLKEIKVKQGASVARNDILAVIE; this comes from the coding sequence ATGGAGTTCAAAGTCGGCGACCTTGCACAGATGCTGAGCGGCGAAGTGCTCAGGACCACAGGGAACAACTCGGTGCTTGTAAAGATAGGCGACAAAGAGCACACGATAAGGCTGCTGAAATCCGGCACAAACGAGTTTGAGTTCATACTCGACAACACGTTCCATCACGCCAAGATCCTCCAGTCTGGAAGCGCCGAAGTGAAATTGATGCTGGACGGCCAGCCTATAACGGTAAAGAAGCATTCCAAGCTGACAGAAGTGCTTGAAAAGGCATCGGCGCTTGGCGGCGCAGGAGGCGGAGACCGCAACCTTGCAAGCCAGATTCCGGGAAGGGTTGTCAATATTGCCGCCAAGCCAGGGACAGAGGTCAAAAAGGGCGACGTGATAGTGGTGCTTGAATCGATGAAGATGCAGGTGGCTGTCAAGGCCCACAAGGACGGCAACCTGAAGGAAATAAAGGTAAAGCAGGGAGCCAGCGTCGCAAGAAACGACATTCTGGCAGTAATAGAATAA
- a CDS encoding CFI-box-CTERM domain-containing protein, producing MRKTAFYGVALATFVAVSLALLLLLPTLPAMAEEGDSLGFGDNVSAQVKRANNQTGTVQPARQPSGCLIATAAFGSELTPQVQFLRGFRDNHILSTAAGSSFMNVFNGWYYSFSPSVADYERANPWAQATIKTAIYPLLGILQVAEKGYGMSAGEGGAVVAGFAASALIGAVYLSPAAVALRNRAPGKKLLMALGISAIASLAAVAAGVAAGNAIVLMASTALFVLSSIGVGLFAVMTLAKKIEEKQQHRR from the coding sequence ATGCGCAAAACTGCCTTCTATGGGGTCGCACTGGCAACTTTTGTGGCAGTATCACTGGCGTTATTGCTTCTTCTTCCCACTCTGCCTGCAATGGCAGAGGAAGGAGACTCGCTTGGCTTTGGCGACAACGTGTCTGCCCAGGTAAAGCGCGCCAACAATCAGACAGGAACCGTGCAGCCGGCGCGGCAGCCGTCCGGCTGTCTTATTGCGACTGCGGCGTTTGGCTCGGAGCTTACGCCGCAGGTGCAGTTTCTCCGCGGCTTTAGAGACAACCACATCCTCTCAACAGCAGCAGGCTCTAGTTTCATGAACGTCTTTAACGGCTGGTACTACTCTTTCAGCCCATCTGTTGCAGATTACGAGCGCGCAAACCCGTGGGCGCAGGCAACTATCAAGACTGCCATATACCCGCTCCTTGGCATACTGCAGGTGGCAGAAAAGGGCTATGGCATGTCTGCAGGCGAAGGAGGCGCTGTCGTTGCAGGCTTTGCCGCAAGCGCGCTTATTGGCGCAGTTTACCTGTCGCCGGCGGCAGTTGCATTGCGCAACAGGGCTCCTGGCAAAAAACTGCTGATGGCGCTGGGCATTTCTGCAATAGCGTCGCTTGCAGCAGTTGCGGCAGGCGTGGCAGCAGGAAATGCTATCGTCCTGATGGCCTCTACCGCGCTCTTTGTGCTGTCGTCAATAGGCGTCGGGCTGTTTGCAGTGATGACGCTGGCAAAGAAAATCGAAGAAAAACAACAGCACAGGCGCTAA
- a CDS encoding MBL fold metallo-hydrolase — MNDLKLRFTYIGGPTALIELGGLRFLTDPTFDPPGEYRTSLYVLRKTRGPAIGHDAIGSLDAVLLSHDQHLDNLDTMGRASLDHSARVLTTPAAAKRLGDRAIGLSPWQTIGIPARDGGNSRVLQITGTPARHGPVHADRGPVTGFVLAFADAPEYAVYISGDTVWHEGLVEVSRRFSIRVAVLFMGAARVTEVGPWHLTLTAAEGVKAAHAFSRATTIIPLHFEGWAHYSESRDDIEQAFTAAGLEHRLKWMEPGRPTDLCIH, encoded by the coding sequence ATGAATGATCTCAAGCTACGGTTCACGTACATCGGCGGGCCTACCGCCCTCATCGAACTTGGGGGATTGCGCTTCCTCACCGACCCGACATTTGATCCTCCTGGCGAATACCGGACAAGCCTGTATGTGCTGCGCAAGACACGCGGCCCTGCCATTGGTCATGACGCCATCGGCTCTCTGGATGCAGTGTTGCTCAGTCACGACCAGCATCTAGATAACCTTGACACCATGGGGAGGGCTTCTCTTGACCATTCGGCCCGGGTTTTGACGACACCTGCAGCAGCAAAACGCCTGGGAGACAGGGCAATCGGCCTGTCCCCGTGGCAAACAATTGGCATTCCTGCTAGGGACGGCGGCAACAGCCGTGTTCTGCAAATTACTGGAACACCGGCGCGTCATGGGCCCGTCCATGCAGATCGCGGCCCCGTGACCGGGTTCGTGCTTGCGTTTGCCGACGCGCCGGAATACGCGGTTTACATTTCTGGCGATACTGTCTGGCATGAAGGTCTGGTGGAGGTCAGCCGGCGCTTCTCGATACGGGTGGCAGTCCTGTTCATGGGGGCGGCAAGGGTCACAGAAGTCGGCCCTTGGCATCTTACACTCACTGCCGCTGAAGGGGTAAAAGCCGCGCACGCCTTTTCACGTGCTACTACCATTATACCGTTGCACTTTGAAGGATGGGCGCATTACTCTGAATCCCGCGATGACATTGAACAAGCCTTCACTGCCGCTGGACTGGAGCATCGATTAAAGTGGATGGAGCCCGGCCGCCCCACAGACCTTTGTATACACTAG
- a CDS encoding peroxiredoxin: MAAAKSSLKIGQKAPEFELPDQDLKNRKLSDFRGKKTILAFFPAAESSVCTAEMCAIRDSLDELRDYGANVLGISVDGPFVNKAFANNHHLSFPVLSDYGRKVIKKYGIVMKKLASMPDYNAAKRSVFILDEQGKVRYRWVSDNPLVEPNYAEIKEFLKKNNGSSNN, translated from the coding sequence ATGGCAGCAGCCAAGTCATCTCTAAAGATAGGCCAAAAAGCTCCCGAATTTGAACTCCCGGACCAGGACCTGAAGAACCGCAAGCTGAGCGATTTCAGAGGCAAAAAGACAATACTTGCATTCTTTCCTGCGGCCGAGTCGTCGGTCTGCACGGCAGAAATGTGCGCAATCCGCGACTCGCTTGATGAGCTCCGGGACTATGGCGCAAACGTGCTTGGAATCTCTGTGGACGGCCCGTTTGTCAACAAGGCCTTTGCCAACAACCATCACCTGAGCTTTCCCGTGCTTTCAGACTATGGAAGAAAGGTCATCAAAAAGTACGGAATCGTCATGAAAAAGCTGGCAAGCATGCCCGACTATAATGCGGCAAAGAGGTCGGTGTTCATACTGGACGAGCAGGGCAAGGTGCGCTACAGGTGGGTGTCTGACAACCCGCTCGTCGAGCCAAACTATGCCGAGATAAAAGAGTTCTTGAAGAAGAATAACGGCAGCAGCAACAACTGA
- a CDS encoding cysteine desulfurase family protein, whose product MERIYLDSAASTPVADEVIQEMIPYLKQQFGNPSSIHYFGRETTRAIQLARKRVADLVSAKPQEITFTSGGTEADNLAVKGTADYAKSKDPSKNHIITSYIEHDAVLEPCRDLERLGYNVTFLPVTPEGLVRPEVLKEAITPSTALVSIMHANNEVGTIQPIKELAKIAHDAGALFHTDAVQAAGKIPVDVKDLGVDLLSMSSHKINGPKGVGALYIRDGLEIMPIIHGGGQESAMRSGTENVPGIVGFGKACELAKGRLAEYQRQVSALRDCLIENVLSEIPHSRLNGSRTSRLAANAHFTFFGVNGEDLIIKLDEEGIAASTGSACSVKKQKPSHVLKAMGFSYEEITGSLRISLSMQNTKEEMDRTVSALAGVVKELRSLSPFKSKYA is encoded by the coding sequence ATGGAGCGAATCTACCTTGACAGCGCCGCGTCAACCCCAGTAGCAGACGAGGTGATACAGGAGATGATCCCTTACCTGAAACAGCAGTTTGGCAACCCGTCTTCGATACACTACTTTGGCAGGGAGACGACGCGGGCGATACAGCTTGCCAGAAAACGCGTGGCCGACCTTGTGAGCGCCAAGCCGCAAGAGATAACGTTCACGTCAGGCGGCACGGAGGCTGACAACCTTGCTGTCAAGGGGACGGCCGACTATGCGAAAAGCAAGGACCCGTCAAAGAACCACATAATAACAAGCTACATCGAGCACGACGCCGTGCTAGAGCCGTGCCGCGACCTTGAAAGGCTGGGCTACAATGTGACGTTTCTGCCAGTCACGCCCGAAGGGCTAGTGAGGCCAGAAGTCCTCAAGGAGGCGATCACGCCTTCGACAGCGCTTGTCAGCATCATGCACGCAAACAACGAGGTGGGCACCATCCAGCCAATAAAGGAGCTTGCCAAGATTGCGCACGACGCCGGCGCGCTCTTTCACACCGACGCGGTGCAGGCCGCCGGCAAGATACCCGTGGATGTCAAGGACCTTGGCGTCGACCTGTTGTCAATGTCGTCGCACAAGATAAACGGGCCAAAAGGGGTCGGGGCGCTGTACATCCGCGACGGGCTGGAGATAATGCCGATAATCCACGGAGGCGGGCAGGAATCTGCCATGCGCTCCGGCACCGAAAACGTCCCGGGAATAGTCGGCTTTGGCAAGGCGTGCGAGCTTGCCAAGGGCCGGCTTGCCGAGTACCAGAGACAGGTGTCTGCTCTCAGGGACTGCCTCATTGAAAACGTCCTGTCAGAGATCCCGCACAGCAGGCTAAACGGTTCCAGGACAAGCAGGCTTGCCGCCAACGCTCATTTCACGTTTTTTGGGGTAAACGGCGAGGACCTGATAATAAAGCTGGACGAAGAAGGGATTGCCGCGTCCACAGGCTCGGCCTGCTCGGTCAAGAAGCAAAAGCCGTCGCACGTGCTAAAGGCAATGGGCTTTTCCTACGAGGAGATAACAGGCTCGCTCCGCATCAGCCTGTCGATGCAGAACACAAAGGAGGAAATGGACAGGACGGTGTCGGCACTTGCAGGCGTGGTAAAAGAGCTGCGGTCGCTTTCGCCCTTCAAGTCCAAGTACGCCTGA
- the larE gene encoding ATP-dependent sacrificial sulfur transferase LarE, which yields MTATSLDRLVSWFPAGSRVIVALSGGVDSAVVALAAKKALGDNAIAITADYKTLADEELATARKVAQEIGIRHLVIEYDELENPEFVKNDGMRCYHCRTELGQHLAGEAKKAGAQLVVDGTNIDDLSDYRPGIRALRENGVKSPMVELGIGKAEIRRMAKEFGLSVYDKPSNACLASRIPVGMEVTYEKLRKIESSEIIVKSIFGVRQVRVRDHGEIARIEVGRDELGRMFDPEKLDLLDKKLKELGFRFVTIDASGYKSGKLAVVD from the coding sequence ATGACTGCTACTTCTCTTGACAGGCTGGTTTCGTGGTTCCCTGCAGGCAGCAGGGTCATAGTGGCGCTGTCTGGGGGCGTCGACAGCGCGGTGGTTGCCCTTGCCGCAAAAAAGGCGCTTGGCGACAACGCCATTGCGATAACCGCTGACTACAAGACTCTTGCAGACGAGGAGCTTGCCACCGCCCGCAAGGTCGCGCAGGAAATCGGCATCAGGCACCTGGTAATAGAGTACGACGAGCTTGAAAACCCCGAGTTTGTAAAAAACGACGGAATGCGCTGCTACCACTGCAGGACAGAGCTTGGGCAGCACCTTGCCGGCGAGGCGAAAAAGGCCGGCGCGCAGCTGGTAGTGGACGGCACGAACATTGACGACCTGTCAGACTATCGTCCGGGCATCAGGGCGCTCCGTGAAAACGGCGTGAAAAGCCCGATGGTGGAGCTTGGCATCGGCAAGGCCGAGATCCGCCGGATGGCAAAAGAATTTGGGCTGTCCGTGTACGACAAGCCCTCAAACGCGTGCCTGGCGTCAAGAATACCTGTCGGCATGGAAGTGACATACGAAAAGCTGCGCAAGATAGAAAGCTCGGAGATAATAGTCAAGTCGATATTTGGGGTTCGACAGGTGCGTGTCCGGGACCACGGAGAGATTGCAAGAATAGAGGTAGGAAGGGATGAGCTGGGCAGGATGTTTGACCCTGAAAAACTGGACCTCTTGGATAAAAAACTAAAGGAACTGGGTTTCCGCTTTGTGACAATAGACGCTTCCGGCTACAAGAGCGGCAAGCTGGCGGTGGTCGATTGA
- the larC gene encoding nickel pincer cofactor biosynthesis protein LarC, whose translation MTNDKIAVIDCQVAGIAGDMLVSALVDAGASAKKVRDAIFACQDSLKGSKISNASFEKIVTHGFSATQLQLSYKDGVHERKGAEMLRALTKTCDTLDLEQRAKAFALDTLKTIVSAEARVHGEDFSNVHLHEASSVDTLADIVGCATALQDLSLFGSKIVSTQVAVGGGKLTFSHGTVPNPADAILHIFQGRHFALAGGQAKEELTTPTGAALLANLAEGSVDYYPTIVPEKIGYGAGGKKFEGFANVVRVLIGSSPVALEKDTVCVVETNVDDATGEVMGNLIDRLTDAGAKDVTIIPGTTKKNRPTYLVRVVADNFLLNAVLSILFSESGTLGARVQQVERYVLQRAVVTVPVTIGENTFNVHVKVAKDAQGNTMGAKPEFEDIKIIAARLGVPARRVMEIVNAQVVHKV comes from the coding sequence ATGACAAATGACAAGATAGCTGTCATTGACTGCCAGGTGGCCGGCATTGCAGGCGACATGCTAGTGTCTGCGCTGGTGGACGCCGGCGCCAGCGCAAAAAAGGTGCGGGACGCCATATTTGCGTGCCAGGACAGCCTGAAGGGCAGCAAGATAAGCAATGCCTCTTTTGAAAAAATAGTTACGCACGGATTTTCGGCGACGCAACTGCAGCTGTCGTACAAGGACGGCGTGCACGAGCGCAAGGGCGCCGAGATGCTGCGCGCGCTAACAAAAACCTGCGACACGCTCGACCTTGAGCAGAGGGCCAAGGCGTTTGCGCTTGACACCCTAAAGACGATAGTCTCTGCCGAGGCCAGGGTCCACGGCGAGGATTTCAGCAACGTGCACCTGCACGAGGCGTCCAGCGTGGACACGCTTGCAGACATTGTGGGCTGCGCCACCGCCCTCCAGGACCTTTCACTCTTTGGCTCAAAAATAGTGTCTACACAGGTGGCAGTGGGCGGGGGCAAGCTGACGTTTTCGCACGGCACGGTGCCAAACCCTGCTGACGCAATCCTGCACATATTCCAGGGCAGGCACTTTGCGCTTGCCGGCGGCCAGGCAAAGGAGGAGCTGACGACGCCGACTGGAGCCGCGCTCCTTGCAAACCTGGCGGAAGGAAGCGTCGACTATTATCCTACAATCGTGCCGGAGAAAATCGGCTATGGCGCAGGCGGCAAAAAGTTTGAAGGCTTTGCCAACGTCGTCCGCGTCCTTATCGGCAGTTCGCCAGTAGCCCTTGAGAAGGACACCGTCTGCGTGGTGGAAACAAACGTCGACGACGCAACAGGAGAGGTAATGGGCAACCTCATCGACAGGCTAACAGACGCCGGCGCCAAGGACGTGACGATAATACCGGGCACCACGAAAAAGAACAGGCCTACGTACCTTGTCAGAGTCGTCGCAGACAATTTCCTGCTAAATGCGGTGCTTTCAATCCTGTTTTCCGAGTCGGGCACGCTTGGTGCACGCGTACAGCAGGTGGAGCGCTACGTGCTCCAAAGGGCGGTGGTGACGGTGCCGGTAACGATAGGCGAAAACACGTTCAACGTGCACGTCAAGGTTGCCAAGGATGCACAGGGCAACACTATGGGAGCCAAGCCCGAGTTTGAGGACATCAAGATAATCGCTGCAAGGCTTGGCGTGCCTGCAAGGCGCGTGATGGAAATCGTAAACGCGCAGGTGGTGCACAAAGTATGA
- a CDS encoding DUF6659 family protein: protein MPDLDELCKKVFAVDPAIRFAGVIDKMGRLVAGGMRTGLSPLESVRDMDKLYIEFALRNAMRKEFNADFGKTIFTFSERERIKLATFPLQDDDNLLLVSIEKDKPHDKIISGILAVVR, encoded by the coding sequence TTGCCAGACCTTGACGAGCTGTGCAAAAAGGTGTTTGCAGTAGACCCTGCCATCAGGTTTGCCGGCGTGATTGACAAGATGGGCAGGCTTGTAGCCGGAGGCATGCGCACGGGGCTAAGCCCGCTAGAGTCCGTACGGGACATGGACAAGCTGTACATCGAGTTTGCGCTCCGAAACGCCATGCGCAAAGAGTTCAACGCAGACTTTGGCAAGACAATTTTCACGTTTTCTGAAAGGGAGCGGATAAAGCTGGCGACATTTCCGCTGCAGGACGACGACAACCTATTGCTTGTCTCTATTGAAAAGGACAAGCCCCACGACAAAATAATAAGCGGGATACTGGCAGTCGTACGCTGA
- a CDS encoding CbtA family protein yields MQAQRAFFLAIIAGIIGGAIAVAINFVVVQARQSEIANFYTDEFVAPSIIDEGEFDQKLQELQIQNVALPIAIGVGGGVLVAAVYLRVGAGAFKVAVAVAGAAWLALYVMPAVKYPANSDTAFNPEGDGGYSMLYAGYMAASGLAALGSAIAFSKTKRKNWYVGAAGLYIGIIAALYVSFPAFSGLEFVPQQLLAGWRSSMAAGMTALWFALGIIAGALLEREEKKEKGVEKGI; encoded by the coding sequence ATGCAGGCGCAAAGAGCATTTTTCCTTGCCATCATCGCAGGGATTATCGGAGGCGCTATCGCAGTGGCAATCAACTTTGTCGTTGTGCAGGCCCGGCAGAGCGAGATCGCAAATTTCTATACGGACGAGTTTGTTGCGCCGAGCATAATCGACGAGGGCGAGTTTGACCAAAAGCTGCAAGAGCTACAGATACAGAACGTTGCGCTGCCGATTGCAATTGGTGTCGGAGGAGGCGTACTTGTCGCCGCGGTGTACCTGAGGGTTGGCGCCGGCGCCTTCAAAGTTGCAGTCGCAGTTGCTGGCGCGGCGTGGCTTGCGCTCTATGTCATGCCGGCGGTAAAATACCCGGCAAACTCTGACACCGCCTTTAACCCAGAAGGCGACGGCGGGTACTCGATGCTCTATGCAGGCTACATGGCCGCATCAGGGCTTGCGGCTCTTGGCTCTGCAATAGCGTTTTCAAAGACGAAAAGAAAGAATTGGTACGTTGGAGCCGCAGGCCTGTACATCGGAATAATAGCCGCGCTCTATGTCTCGTTCCCGGCCTTTTCCGGCCTGGAATTTGTGCCCCAGCAGTTGCTCGCAGGGTGGCGCTCGTCGATGGCAGCAGGCATGACCGCGTTGTGGTTTGCACTTGGCATAATTGCAGGTGCATTGCTGGAACGTGAAGAGAAGAAGGAAAAAGGCGTCGAGAAAGGGATTTGA
- a CDS encoding MFS transporter, with amino-acid sequence MGWLSADGKLVFSARIVRTFAYGFLSIVLAIYLKLLGFDDILIGIVLTATLVNSVIFTLFASFYADRIGRRKTLILFGALMSIAGAIFLASESYLALIAAALIGTINVTGSETGAFLSLEQALLPQTVNDSRKRNTVFALYNMAGTFAMSGGILLSGLPAILQQQYGWNPVESIKPLFLLYSVLGIVATAIYFMLSNKIEATTRDITNKKKPVTQALSPQSKHLVGKLSGLFAVDSFAGGFVIQSIVSFWFFTKFNVDLAVLSLIFSVAGVLTAFSFLAAAKIADRIGLVNTMVFTHIPSNVFLILVGFAPSLPLAIAFYLTRMALSQMDVPTRQSYIVAVVSEEERTPAAGITNMSRNISQAVSPSLTGYILQVLPVLSAPFVLGGALKIAYDIALYLNFRNVRPVEGKNSD; translated from the coding sequence ATGGGATGGCTGTCGGCTGACGGCAAGCTGGTTTTCTCTGCCAGAATTGTAAGAACCTTTGCTTACGGCTTTCTTAGCATAGTTCTGGCAATATACCTAAAGCTGCTTGGTTTTGACGACATCCTGATCGGAATTGTGCTCACCGCCACGCTTGTCAACAGCGTAATTTTCACGCTTTTTGCAAGTTTTTATGCTGACAGGATCGGCAGGCGCAAGACGCTCATTCTCTTTGGCGCATTGATGTCAATTGCCGGCGCAATATTTCTGGCAAGCGAGAGCTACCTTGCCTTGATTGCTGCAGCCCTCATCGGTACAATAAATGTCACCGGCTCTGAAACAGGCGCGTTTCTTTCACTAGAACAGGCGCTGCTTCCGCAGACTGTCAACGATAGCCGAAAGAGGAACACTGTGTTTGCCCTCTATAACATGGCTGGCACTTTTGCAATGTCTGGAGGAATCCTTCTTTCGGGCTTGCCTGCCATCCTCCAGCAACAGTACGGGTGGAATCCCGTTGAATCAATAAAGCCTCTTTTCCTGCTATACAGCGTCCTTGGAATTGTTGCAACGGCAATTTACTTTATGCTTTCAAATAAGATAGAGGCAACAACACGAGATATTACAAACAAGAAGAAGCCTGTTACGCAGGCGCTGTCTCCTCAATCAAAGCATCTTGTCGGCAAGCTATCCGGCTTGTTTGCCGTTGATTCCTTTGCAGGAGGCTTTGTCATCCAGAGCATCGTATCTTTCTGGTTCTTTACCAAGTTCAACGTTGATCTGGCTGTCCTGTCATTGATCTTTTCAGTGGCCGGAGTACTGACGGCATTTTCCTTTCTAGCTGCGGCAAAGATCGCGGACAGGATAGGGCTTGTAAACACGATGGTCTTTACCCACATACCGTCCAATGTATTTCTTATTCTTGTTGGGTTTGCCCCTTCGCTGCCTCTGGCAATCGCGTTTTACCTGACAAGGATGGCCCTGTCGCAGATGGATGTTCCCACAAGGCAATCGTACATTGTCGCGGTCGTAAGCGAGGAAGAAAGGACGCCTGCGGCTGGAATCACCAATATGTCTCGAAACATCTCTCAAGCAGTGTCGCCGTCCCTGACCGGCTACATCCTGCAGGTTCTGCCCGTGCTATCAGCTCCTTTTGTGCTGGGCGGCGCTCTAAAGATAGCATACGATATAGCTCTGTACCTTAATTTCAGAAACGTCAGACCAGTTGAAGGAAAAAACTCTGACTAA
- a CDS encoding chromate resistance protein ChrB domain-containing protein, which yields MKWVTREHAKIDRIACPWLIKNFVDRDAEFLFVAADKVMQTAKEMDAIPFDVPNAELGHHGEECSFDAIVKKYDLARKEPALLELARIVRGADTPNRSLTPQSEGLVAMATGFSLISKDDYDNMAKQFYLYDALYAFCKSTNTKSTSSSSRH from the coding sequence ATGAAGTGGGTGACAAGAGAGCACGCAAAAATAGACAGGATAGCCTGTCCATGGCTGATAAAAAATTTTGTGGACAGGGATGCGGAATTTCTTTTTGTGGCAGCCGACAAAGTCATGCAGACTGCCAAAGAAATGGACGCTATACCTTTTGACGTCCCAAACGCGGAGCTTGGCCATCATGGCGAAGAATGCTCCTTCGATGCAATCGTAAAAAAGTATGATCTGGCCAGAAAGGAGCCTGCCCTGCTGGAACTGGCCCGAATAGTGAGAGGCGCGGATACCCCAAACCGGTCGCTGACTCCACAATCAGAAGGTTTGGTTGCCATGGCAACCGGCTTTAGCCTGATCTCAAAAGATGACTATGACAACATGGCAAAGCAGTTTTACCTTTACGACGCTCTGTACGCCTTTTGCAAGTCAACAAACACAAAGTCAACATCATCATCAAGCAGACACTAA
- a CDS encoding RNA-guided pseudouridylation complex pseudouridine synthase subunit Cbf5: protein MLPQLENLVNVDEDVTDERYGHYPDKRPISELLYYGLILIDKPAGPTSHEVVAWVKRILEIEKAGHSGTLDPGATGLLPIGLGEGTKALGVLLLGPKEYYALARLHAHAPADKVRRTMKEFTGEIYQRPPQRSSVKRVTRVRTVYEFDYIEDYDRLILMRILCQAGTYIRKIIYDIGEVLSPGATMVELRRTQVSNLYEKDGLVRLHDLADAYQRYKETGDEEKLRRLVLPIERCLEGIRGITVRDTAVDALCHGAPLAVPGVIAVPKDLRAGELVGVYTLKGEIVGLAEAAMTKEQIEESARGVAFVMKRLIMRPDTYPKAWRSRGEHAAAPDVAIHPEVDLGKLESDDV from the coding sequence ATGTTGCCGCAGTTAGAAAATCTCGTCAACGTCGACGAGGACGTGACAGACGAGCGCTACGGCCACTACCCAGACAAGAGGCCGATAAGCGAGCTGTTGTATTACGGCCTGATACTGATAGACAAGCCTGCGGGCCCGACAAGCCACGAGGTTGTGGCGTGGGTAAAGAGGATACTGGAGATAGAAAAGGCCGGCCACTCGGGAACGCTTGACCCGGGGGCGACCGGGTTGTTGCCAATAGGGCTTGGCGAAGGGACAAAAGCCCTTGGCGTGCTTTTGCTTGGGCCCAAGGAATACTATGCGCTTGCACGCCTGCACGCGCACGCGCCGGCAGACAAGGTAAGGCGGACAATGAAAGAATTCACGGGCGAAATATACCAGAGGCCCCCGCAGCGCTCTTCTGTCAAGAGGGTAACCCGCGTCCGCACCGTGTACGAGTTTGACTATATCGAAGATTATGACAGGCTTATACTGATGCGCATTCTCTGCCAGGCAGGCACGTACATACGCAAGATAATCTACGACATTGGCGAGGTGCTGTCGCCGGGAGCGACGATGGTAGAGTTGCGCCGCACGCAGGTGAGCAACCTGTACGAAAAAGACGGCCTTGTGCGCCTGCACGACCTCGCAGACGCGTACCAGCGCTACAAGGAGACCGGCGACGAAGAGAAACTCCGCCGGCTGGTTCTGCCCATTGAGCGCTGCCTTGAAGGAATCCGCGGCATAACAGTGCGGGACACCGCGGTGGACGCGCTGTGCCACGGCGCGCCGCTTGCCGTGCCCGGCGTGATAGCGGTGCCAAAGGACCTGCGCGCCGGCGAGCTTGTCGGCGTCTATACCCTCAAGGGCGAGATAGTCGGCCTTGCCGAGGCGGCAATGACAAAGGAGCAGATTGAGGAAAGCGCAAGGGGCGTAGCGTTTGTGATGAAGCGCCTGATAATGAGGCCGGACACTTATCCAAAGGCGTGGCGCTCAAGGGGCGAGCACGCTGCAGCACCTGACGTAGCCATACACCCGGAAGTGGACCTGGGCAAGCTGGAAAGCGACGATGTCTAG
- a CDS encoding AAA family ATPase, protein MAAAKKPSIVISGWPAVGKTTIAGALAKEFGLTMYNGGDILKMLAREKGYSTDTAKSDWWDTPEAKMFMQERKRDPSFDKRVDKKLEEILKSESAVITSYTLPWLVNDSAIIKFWLKGSSRSRAKRMANRDGIAVAEAEKIVNLRDNENIKIYKNLYGFTFGEDLSVFDYALNTDLLSLDALIEVAKLIVRRQVGR, encoded by the coding sequence ATGGCCGCAGCAAAAAAACCAAGCATCGTGATCTCTGGCTGGCCGGCCGTGGGCAAGACCACGATTGCAGGCGCGCTTGCCAAAGAGTTTGGTCTGACAATGTACAACGGAGGCGACATACTAAAGATGCTTGCCCGGGAGAAGGGGTATTCCACGGACACTGCAAAAAGCGACTGGTGGGACACGCCGGAGGCCAAGATGTTCATGCAGGAGCGCAAGCGCGACCCTTCCTTTGACAAGCGCGTCGACAAGAAACTGGAGGAGATACTAAAGTCAGAAAGCGCCGTGATAACAAGCTATACGCTCCCGTGGCTTGTCAACGATAGCGCTATAATCAAGTTCTGGCTCAAGGGCTCGTCGCGCAGCCGCGCAAAGCGCATGGCAAACCGCGACGGGATTGCCGTGGCCGAAGCGGAAAAGATAGTGAACCTCCGGGACAACGAAAACATCAAGATATACAAGAACCTCTACGGCTTTACGTTTGGAGAGGACCTTTCGGTGTTTGACTATGCGCTCAACACGGACCTGCTGAGCCTGGACGCGCTGATAGAAGTGGCCAAGCTCATCGTAAGGCGCCAGGTAGGCAGATGA